In Candidatus Roseilinea sp., one DNA window encodes the following:
- a CDS encoding epimerase — MLVSMHNWMRAEPVETTIRRLAKYGYDAIEISYDSVELAPGAPGTAAVRKMLKENKIKCYGSISLMFAGRDLIHADPAVRASSVDYLKKCVTMVDELGGRVMSIVPSEVGKVKPMASPEEEWQWAIEGLKEVHAHAKALGVKIAIEPLNRFETNFLNRHDQALLLAKAVAPDVGVCLDVYHMNQEEADMFKAIENAGRKLYDLHVADNNRMACGMGMLNWRKLFQTLEKIGYKGSLTVEFVPPIDRTPANPYKNALAAADKTLTPEQLKFIEDHGSGILSEEFYSWLVAESIKTLRKYMK; from the coding sequence ATGCTCGTTTCAATGCACAACTGGATGCGGGCCGAGCCCGTGGAGACCACCATTCGCCGGCTGGCCAAGTATGGCTACGACGCTATCGAGATCAGCTACGATAGCGTCGAACTCGCGCCCGGCGCACCCGGCACGGCTGCCGTGCGCAAGATGCTGAAGGAGAACAAGATCAAGTGCTACGGCTCGATCAGCCTGATGTTCGCGGGCCGCGACTTGATCCACGCCGACCCCGCCGTGCGCGCCAGCTCGGTGGATTACCTGAAGAAATGCGTCACCATGGTGGACGAGCTGGGCGGGCGCGTCATGTCCATCGTGCCCAGCGAGGTCGGCAAGGTGAAGCCCATGGCCTCGCCGGAGGAGGAATGGCAGTGGGCGATCGAGGGCCTAAAGGAAGTGCACGCTCACGCCAAGGCGCTCGGCGTGAAAATCGCCATCGAGCCGCTCAACCGCTTCGAGACCAACTTCCTCAACCGGCACGATCAGGCGTTGCTGCTGGCCAAGGCCGTGGCCCCGGATGTGGGTGTGTGCTTGGACGTGTATCACATGAACCAGGAAGAGGCCGACATGTTCAAGGCCATCGAGAACGCCGGCAGGAAGCTATACGACCTGCACGTGGCCGATAACAACCGCATGGCCTGCGGCATGGGCATGCTGAACTGGCGTAAGCTGTTCCAGACGCTGGAGAAGATCGGCTACAAAGGCTCACTCACGGTGGAGTTCGTGCCGCCGATTGACCGCACGCCGGCCAACCCCTACAAGAACGCGCTGGCCGCTGCCGACAAGACACTCACGCCCGAGCAGCTCAAGTTCATTGAAGATCACGGCAGCGGCATCCTCAGCGAAGAGTTCTACTCTTGGCTGGTGGCCGAGTCCATCAAGACGCTGCGCAAATACATGAAATAG
- a CDS encoding 2-hydroxyacid dehydrogenase has protein sequence MSILLLETLHPDAEALLAQHDRVILAADEGHALQVAQQDGVAAILTRGKGRITRALMRACSPSLKAVSRAGAGLDTVDLGAAKELGIAVIFAPGLNAQTTAEHAIMLMLMATRKAAFLDAQVKAGNWAVRDGYEGIELNGKTLGVVGLGGIGARVAHIGQALGMQVIYWSRQTRDACFAYRALDDLLREADVISLHVALNDETKGLIGARELALMKPGAILVNTARGALIDQRALTQALCEGRLGAFAADVLAQQPPSPDDPLLRCERVTLTPHVAGLTDRTYREVCLFCARNVLAVLRDEPPDPRSLYSG, from the coding sequence ATGTCCATCCTGCTCCTGGAGACGCTCCACCCCGATGCCGAGGCGCTGCTGGCACAACATGACCGGGTGATCCTGGCAGCCGACGAAGGGCACGCGTTGCAGGTTGCGCAGCAGGATGGGGTGGCAGCCATCCTCACGCGCGGCAAAGGCCGGATCACCCGCGCGCTGATGCGGGCGTGCAGCCCGAGCCTGAAAGCCGTCTCGCGCGCCGGCGCCGGCTTGGACACGGTGGACCTCGGCGCGGCGAAGGAGCTGGGCATCGCCGTGATCTTTGCGCCCGGCTTGAACGCCCAGACCACCGCCGAGCACGCGATCATGCTGATGCTGATGGCCACGCGCAAAGCAGCGTTTCTGGACGCACAAGTCAAGGCCGGCAACTGGGCAGTTCGCGACGGCTACGAAGGCATCGAGTTGAACGGCAAAACGCTGGGCGTGGTCGGGCTGGGCGGCATCGGCGCGCGCGTGGCGCACATCGGGCAGGCCTTGGGCATGCAGGTCATCTACTGGAGCCGGCAAACGCGCGATGCGTGCTTCGCCTATCGCGCCTTGGACGACTTGCTGCGCGAAGCCGACGTGATCAGCCTGCACGTCGCGCTGAACGATGAGACGAAGGGCCTGATCGGCGCGCGGGAGCTCGCGTTGATGAAGCCCGGCGCGATCCTGGTCAACACTGCGCGCGGCGCGCTGATTGACCAGCGCGCGCTGACCCAGGCGCTGTGCGAAGGTCGGCTCGGCGCGTTTGCTGCGGATGTGCTGGCGCAGCAACCGCCGTCGCCCGACGACCCGCTGCTGCGCTGTGAACGGGTCACGCTCACGCCACACGTGGCCGGATTGACCGACCGCACCTATCGCGAGGTGTGCCTATTTTGCGCGCGCAATGTGCTGGCCGTGCTGCGGGACGAACCGCCCGATCCACGCAGCCTGTATTCAGGATGA
- a CDS encoding sugar-binding protein: MATMNHVSDERLEMLAQIAELYFIRGLNQAQIAARTSYSRSMISRLLTEARDQGVVEIRIHHPLRRSTPLECALQSQFDLVHVRVMEDYSLGEAESLRKVGALAASLLVDLVQDDMTLGVSWGSALLAVTDALRPQPRSRVHVVQMIGSLGTRMPELDGADLARRIARAFNATYATLPAPLLTSDEQTRDGLMRDERIREVFAQIRRAQLALVGIGSVDPEHSALVRAGFLKPRQSLEMQRHAGAVGDVCAIPFDAQGRILNLPISKRVMSVDATMLMRIPVRLGVACGQAKTRPVLGALRSGLVNALVTDEATAAAVLRLAESA, from the coding sequence ATGGCCACGATGAACCATGTCTCCGACGAGCGGCTCGAAATGCTCGCCCAGATCGCCGAGCTGTATTTCATTCGCGGGCTGAACCAGGCGCAGATCGCCGCGCGGACGAGCTACTCGCGCTCGATGATCTCGCGGCTGCTCACCGAAGCGCGCGACCAGGGCGTGGTCGAGATTCGTATTCATCATCCGCTCCGCCGCTCGACGCCATTGGAGTGCGCTCTTCAATCGCAGTTCGATCTGGTGCATGTGCGTGTCATGGAGGACTACAGCCTCGGCGAGGCGGAATCGCTGCGCAAGGTCGGTGCGTTGGCCGCTAGCCTGCTGGTAGACCTGGTGCAAGACGACATGACCCTCGGGGTGTCGTGGGGGAGTGCGTTGCTGGCCGTGACGGACGCGCTGCGTCCGCAACCCAGAAGCCGGGTTCATGTTGTACAGATGATCGGCTCGCTGGGCACGCGCATGCCCGAATTGGACGGCGCCGATCTCGCCCGCCGGATCGCGCGCGCCTTCAACGCCACCTATGCCACGCTGCCGGCGCCGCTGCTCACCAGCGACGAACAAACCCGTGACGGCTTGATGCGCGACGAGCGCATTCGCGAAGTGTTCGCCCAGATCCGGCGCGCGCAGCTCGCGCTGGTCGGGATCGGTTCGGTGGATCCTGAGCACTCGGCGCTGGTGCGCGCCGGCTTCCTCAAGCCGCGCCAATCGTTGGAGATGCAGCGGCACGCCGGCGCGGTGGGCGACGTGTGCGCGATTCCCTTCGATGCTCAGGGGCGCATCCTCAACCTGCCGATCAGCAAGCGCGTGATGAGCGTGGATGCTACGATGCTCATGCGCATTCCCGTGCGGTTGGGTGTGGCGTGTGGCCAGGCGAAGACGCGCCCCGTGCTCGGCGCGCTGCGCAGCGGCTTGGTGAACGCATTGGTGACCGACGAGGCGACTGCAGCGGCTGTGCTGCGGTTGGCCGAATCGGCCTGA
- the gutB gene encoding sorbitol dehydrogenase — MKCVRLHAAHDLRVHDEPMPVPAASEALLHVTAVGVCGSDLHWYNEAGIGDARLRRPLVLGHEFAAVVADGARKGQRVAVDPALPCGHCEWCREGHPNLCPHTRFSGHGKDDGALREFMSWPEDALFPLPDSIDDASGAMLEPLGVALHTVDLAHMRPGMHVGVFGCGTIGLLTLQVARLAGAARLFATDVLPHRLDAAQELGATDVVQAGGETHEESKAILAATGGRGLDVVFECAGAQAAVDAAFDAVRIGGKVILCGIPSDDHTSFVASVARRKGLTIKLVRRMKHVYPRAIELVARGWVNVQALITHRYKLENAPEAFTVANRREGIKVMIEL, encoded by the coding sequence ATGAAATGCGTCCGTCTTCACGCTGCGCATGATCTGCGCGTGCACGATGAACCGATGCCCGTGCCGGCTGCCAGCGAAGCGTTACTCCACGTCACGGCCGTCGGCGTATGCGGTTCCGATCTGCACTGGTACAACGAGGCCGGCATCGGCGACGCTCGGCTGCGCCGTCCGCTGGTGCTTGGCCACGAGTTCGCCGCCGTGGTCGCTGACGGCGCGCGCAAAGGCCAGCGCGTCGCCGTTGACCCGGCCTTGCCCTGCGGCCACTGCGAGTGGTGTCGCGAGGGGCATCCCAATTTGTGCCCGCACACGCGCTTCAGCGGCCACGGCAAAGATGACGGTGCGCTGCGCGAGTTCATGTCCTGGCCGGAGGATGCGCTGTTCCCGCTGCCCGATTCGATTGACGATGCCAGCGGTGCGATGCTCGAACCGCTTGGCGTGGCGCTGCACACGGTGGACCTGGCGCACATGCGGCCGGGCATGCACGTGGGCGTGTTTGGCTGTGGCACGATTGGACTGCTGACGCTGCAGGTGGCGCGCCTGGCCGGCGCAGCGCGCTTGTTCGCCACCGACGTGTTGCCACACCGGCTGGATGCCGCGCAGGAGCTTGGCGCGACGGACGTAGTGCAAGCCGGCGGCGAGACGCACGAAGAGAGCAAGGCCATCCTCGCTGCGACCGGCGGGCGCGGATTGGACGTCGTCTTCGAGTGCGCCGGTGCTCAGGCCGCCGTAGACGCCGCGTTCGACGCCGTGCGCATCGGCGGCAAGGTCATCTTGTGCGGCATCCCGTCCGACGATCACACGTCATTCGTCGCCTCGGTTGCCCGCCGCAAAGGCTTGACGATCAAGCTGGTGCGCCGAATGAAACACGTCTACCCGCGCGCCATCGAGCTGGTTGCGCGCGGGTGGGTGAACGTGCAGGCGCTGATCACGCATCGGTATAAACTTGAAAACGCCCCCGAGGCGTTCACCGTAGCCAATCGCCGAGAGGGCATCAAAGTGATGATCGAGCTGTGA
- a CDS encoding enolase, which yields MRIADVTATWLHCPIPPEQQHVSDFGRIASFDMTLVAVTTDDGLTGYGEAKAGVGSAAVCASLVTCVREELRPLLIGQDPREITRLWERMYNGVRDHYALARGRAFPILGRRGLTIAAISGVDLALWDLNGKLLGCPVVRLLGGTCRDAMPAYASGGWADVDGIGQQLLGYVNQGFRAVKMRVGVMDGDVDTSVARVRAARQALGPKIKLMADAHGTYSVPEAKRFCDGVADYDLFWFEEPVNADDRDGAAEVRAHAQMPIAAGESEFTRFDFRDLIQRRAVDVLQPDLAICGGITEGRRIAALAETHQLALAPHLWGSALSFAAGLHLAFASPGAIILEYSLGANPLLRELPEEQIKVQDGMIAAPAQPGLGVTPRREFVERYAVKVV from the coding sequence ATGCGCATCGCAGACGTCACGGCGACCTGGTTACACTGTCCAATTCCCCCCGAGCAACAACACGTCTCCGACTTCGGGCGCATCGCCTCGTTCGACATGACGCTCGTGGCGGTCACGACCGACGACGGCCTGACCGGCTACGGCGAGGCCAAGGCCGGCGTGGGCAGCGCAGCGGTGTGCGCCTCGCTGGTCACGTGCGTTCGCGAGGAGCTACGCCCCTTGCTTATCGGCCAAGACCCACGCGAGATCACGCGGCTCTGGGAGCGCATGTATAACGGCGTGCGCGATCATTACGCGCTGGCGCGCGGGCGGGCCTTCCCCATCCTCGGTCGGCGCGGGCTGACCATCGCCGCGATAAGCGGCGTAGACCTGGCGCTGTGGGACCTGAACGGGAAGCTGCTCGGTTGTCCGGTGGTTCGTTTGCTGGGCGGCACGTGCCGCGACGCCATGCCGGCCTATGCCAGCGGCGGCTGGGCCGATGTGGACGGCATCGGTCAACAGTTGCTCGGCTACGTGAATCAGGGCTTCCGAGCGGTGAAGATGCGCGTGGGCGTGATGGACGGCGACGTGGACACAAGTGTCGCGCGGGTGCGGGCCGCGCGTCAGGCGCTCGGCCCCAAGATCAAGCTAATGGCCGACGCGCATGGCACCTATAGCGTGCCGGAAGCAAAACGCTTTTGCGACGGCGTAGCCGATTACGATTTGTTTTGGTTTGAGGAGCCGGTAAACGCCGACGACCGCGACGGCGCCGCCGAAGTGCGCGCGCATGCGCAGATGCCCATCGCTGCCGGCGAGAGCGAGTTCACCCGCTTCGACTTCCGCGATCTGATCCAGCGCCGCGCCGTGGACGTGCTGCAACCCGACCTGGCCATCTGCGGCGGCATCACCGAGGGCCGGCGCATCGCTGCGCTGGCCGAAACGCACCAACTTGCCCTCGCGCCGCACCTGTGGGGGTCGGCGCTCTCGTTCGCCGCCGGATTGCACTTGGCATTTGCCAGCCCTGGTGCGATTATTCTGGAGTACTCGCTCGGCGCGAACCCGCTTTTGCGCGAGCTGCCCGAGGAGCAGATCAAAGTGCAGGACGGCATGATCGCCGCGCCAGCGCAACCCGGTCTGGGCGTGACCCCGCGGCGGGAGTTCGTGGAGCGATATGCGGTGAAGGTGGTGTGA
- the bkdA gene encoding 2-oxoisovalerate dehydrogenase E1, with protein sequence MDQVSDAVMHSTSSATSSVAGAAHLPREKLLDMLRQMHLIRAFEEAAEQQYFAGKVHGTMHLYIGEEAAAVGCIAALEPRDQITSTHRGHGHAIAKGQDVREMMAELLAKRTGVCRGLGGSMHMADVELGNLGANGIVSGGMGSAVGAALSTHLLKTGRVVMCFFGDGAANNGNFHETLNLASIWKLPVVFVCENNQYAMSMPAREAIPVRVADRAAAYAMPGVRVDGMDVLAVYAEAKRAVDRARAGQGPSLVEVLTYRYKGHSRSDKQVYRTKQEVKEWQERDPIARFEAWLIENGLLGREQADAVRQEALRAIEEAVAFADASPEPDPAALLDEVYYEEPANRTDRALRGITLQSPAPCDGRPLPTWFTRTFPRHAGSEPPLGARELTGSEALREAMAQAMEAAPNVVLIGEDIGKYGGAFGVTLGLYDRFGPDRVRDTPISENAIAGVSFGAGMTGLIPIAEFQFQDFVTLAMEQIVLQAAKVRYMFGGRTICQMVIRLPAGSGTGAAAQHSESLESWFVNVPGLKVVAPSTPYDMKGLLLAAIADQNPIIFVEHKLLYKAKGPVPELPYVVPIGKAAVRREGRHLTVVGASITAPRALEAAEKLAGEGIECEVIDLRTLKPYDLHTIVRSVKKTGRLLIAHEAPLIGGYGGEIAAAVAQSEAFAYLEAPIIRLGGADAPMPYNRTMERAATPQVEDILEAARKLARLQV encoded by the coding sequence ATGGACCAGGTGAGTGATGCTGTGATGCATTCGACAAGCTCGGCGACAAGTTCGGTTGCTGGGGCAGCCCATTTGCCGCGCGAGAAACTGTTGGACATGCTGCGGCAGATGCACCTCATCCGCGCCTTTGAGGAGGCCGCGGAGCAGCAGTATTTTGCCGGCAAGGTGCATGGCACGATGCACCTGTATATCGGCGAAGAGGCCGCGGCGGTGGGCTGTATCGCCGCCCTAGAGCCGCGCGACCAGATCACCAGCACCCACCGCGGCCATGGCCATGCGATTGCCAAAGGTCAGGACGTGCGCGAAATGATGGCCGAACTGCTGGCCAAGCGCACCGGCGTGTGCCGTGGGCTGGGTGGCAGCATGCACATGGCCGATGTCGAGCTGGGCAACTTGGGCGCCAACGGCATCGTCTCCGGCGGCATGGGCAGCGCGGTGGGCGCGGCGCTCAGCACGCATCTCCTCAAGACCGGTCGCGTGGTGATGTGTTTCTTCGGCGACGGCGCGGCGAACAACGGCAACTTCCACGAGACGCTCAACCTGGCTTCGATTTGGAAGCTGCCGGTGGTGTTCGTGTGCGAGAACAACCAGTATGCCATGAGCATGCCCGCGCGCGAGGCGATTCCGGTGCGCGTGGCCGACCGCGCGGCTGCGTATGCCATGCCCGGCGTGCGCGTGGACGGCATGGATGTGCTGGCGGTCTACGCCGAGGCGAAGCGCGCTGTAGATCGTGCCCGCGCCGGCCAGGGGCCGTCGCTCGTCGAGGTGCTCACCTATCGCTACAAGGGCCACTCGCGCAGCGACAAGCAGGTATATCGTACGAAGCAAGAGGTCAAGGAATGGCAGGAACGCGATCCCATCGCGCGCTTCGAGGCATGGCTGATCGAGAACGGGTTGCTGGGACGCGAGCAGGCTGATGCCGTCCGCCAGGAAGCCCTGCGCGCCATCGAGGAGGCGGTGGCCTTCGCCGATGCTTCGCCCGAGCCTGACCCCGCGGCGTTATTGGATGAGGTGTATTACGAAGAGCCGGCCAACCGCACCGACCGCGCCCTACGCGGCATCACGTTGCAGTCGCCGGCGCCGTGCGACGGTCGGCCGTTGCCCACGTGGTTCACGCGCACGTTCCCCCGGCACGCCGGCAGCGAGCCGCCGCTCGGCGCGCGCGAGCTCACCGGCAGCGAAGCCCTGCGCGAAGCGATGGCGCAGGCGATGGAGGCTGCGCCGAACGTCGTCTTGATCGGCGAGGATATCGGCAAATACGGCGGCGCCTTCGGCGTCACGCTCGGCCTCTACGACCGCTTCGGCCCGGATCGCGTGCGCGACACGCCGATTAGCGAAAACGCCATCGCCGGGGTGTCGTTTGGCGCCGGCATGACCGGCCTGATCCCCATCGCCGAATTCCAGTTTCAAGACTTCGTCACGCTCGCCATGGAGCAGATCGTGCTGCAAGCGGCCAAGGTGCGCTACATGTTCGGCGGGCGCACGATCTGCCAGATGGTGATTCGCCTGCCGGCCGGCAGCGGTACCGGCGCCGCGGCGCAGCACAGCGAGAGCCTCGAGTCGTGGTTCGTCAACGTGCCCGGCCTCAAGGTGGTCGCGCCCAGCACGCCGTATGACATGAAGGGCTTGCTGCTGGCGGCCATTGCCGATCAGAACCCGATCATCTTCGTGGAGCATAAGTTGCTCTACAAAGCAAAAGGGCCGGTGCCGGAGCTGCCCTACGTCGTGCCGATCGGCAAGGCAGCCGTGCGCCGCGAAGGTCGGCATCTCACGGTCGTCGGCGCAAGTATCACTGCACCGCGCGCGCTGGAGGCTGCCGAGAAGCTGGCCGGCGAGGGGATCGAATGCGAAGTGATTGACCTGCGCACGCTGAAGCCTTACGACCTGCACACCATCGTCCGGTCGGTGAAGAAGACCGGCCGACTGCTGATCGCACACGAAGCGCCGCTCATCGGCGGCTATGGCGGCGAGATTGCTGCGGCTGTGGCGCAGAGTGAAGCGTTTGCCTATCTGGAAGCGCCCATCATCCGGCTAGGCGGCGCCGATGCGCCGATGCCCTACAACCGCACGATGGAGCGCGCCGCCACCCCACAGGTCGAGGATATCCTCGAAGCGGCGCGCAAGCTGGCGCGGTTGCAGGTGTAG